In Palaemon carinicauda isolate YSFRI2023 chromosome 1, ASM3689809v2, whole genome shotgun sequence, the genomic stretch atatatatatatatatatatatatatatatgatgaaatatttttgtttccaAATTCAATTGGTATAACCTTCATCCCTGTTACACCCCTGAAGttgaatttttattctattttgctcGAGTGATGTTTTTTATAACCTTGCTTTGCATCACTACAACACCTTGGCTCCATAAATTTTGTTAATGAGgaaactatatttatatacactattttttttgtattctaatagAACAATATTTTTAATTCAGTGTTATACGTAAAGTTACGATTATGctattagctatatttctatattttatttgttattattgagGTAGATTTTTAAGACATATAAGACTAGCTATAGGGTAATTTTATTACTAGCATGGTATGGCTCATGGTAACTTGACTTCTATCTTTATTTACCGTTTTTAGAGTTGAACCCATAGCCGATTAATTGAAATAAACTTCCAGATTTTTATGATTTCTAATGTTCAATGGTGCAAACCTTTCATCTTATAATTTGTATGAGTCTTTAATTTatctatagttatagttataaactTATATTGGTTTGCTTTtagtttttctcattttattttattttcctgacAGGTTGTGGCGACGATGATCGTGGCACTGGGTCCCCTCGCAACGGGACTGGGGAAAGGATACTCCTCCCCAGCTCTGGCATCCATGCAGGTCACTCCAACAGTCAACAGCACCCTCAATTTCAGTATAACTACAGAACAAGGCTCCTGGATAGCATCTTTATCGCTTTTGGGAGCCTTTTTTGGTGGTATACCAGGGGGCCTTGCAATGAGGTTTGGAAGGAAGAGCATTCTTGCGATTGTAGCCTTACCCTTTGCTCTGTCCTGGTTCCTGACAGTGTTTGCCACTAGTGTTTACATGGTTTACGCTTCATCTTTTATGTGTGGAATATGCTCGGCTATCGTTTCTCTTGTCACTCCAGTGTACATCAGTGAAATTGCACATCCAGAAATTCGGGGATGTCTGTGTTCAGTGGCTAAGCTCACAGCTAATATAGGAATGCTACTCTCCTTTTTGCTTGGCGTATACCTTGACTGGCGTCAGCTAGCTATGGTTGCTTCTATAGCTCCAGCTCTGCTCTTCTTGGCTCTAATGTTGATTCCTGAGACGCCAAGTTATCTCTTGTATCAGGGTCGAGATGATGATGCTGCCACCTCCCTCTCCTGGCTACGAGGAGGACTTGACGTCTCTCAAGAACTGGACACAATGCGCGCTAACATCGATGCCATGAGGGAGGAAGATGAAGTCACTTGTTACAGGGAGTGGCGTCGTGATCTCATTAAGCCAGTACTCATCACATGTGGGCTTATGATATTCCAGAAATTTAGTGGAGCTAATGCGTTTAATTTCTATGCTGTCCCAATTCTTAAAGAGGCCTTTGTTGGTATCAATCCTTACAGTGCTGCTGTTGTGGTTATACTTTTACAAATCCTGGCTGGAATGGTTTCGTCTGTACTCATTGATACTGTTGGTCGCCTGCCTTTGTTGATTGTTTCTAACATACTCATGTCCACCGCTCTGGCTGGATTTGGCACTTTCCTTTATGTGACAGGAGACGAAGGTATGAATGGCGCTGGACTAGACTGGATACCTCTGACATGTGCTCTGATATTTCAAGTGGCCTTTGCTCTTGGTATATCTCCAATTGCATGGATTTATATAGGAGAACTGTTTCCTCTTAAACACCGTGGTCTTGGAGCAATTGCTAATTCTGTGAGCTATGCCTGTTCCTTCGCCAGCGTCAAAACTTTTGTGGACTTTCAAATACTTCTTGGCTTACATGGAGCATTCTGGCTGTATGCTGGCATTTCAGTGATAGGCCTCATCTTCACTGTTGCACTCGTTCCAGAGACCAAAGGACGAGGTCTTCAAGAGATGCAAGAGAAATACCCTGCACCGGAAAAATATACACCAATCTACGATGACCTACGTAGGCAGAACAAGCTGATACCGTGAGCTTCATCACAGAAATACTTTAACTTGTCGTTGTATTGTTAAGGTTGTCTGAACACATCAATTTTGTGATTTGAAAGACGATGATTACCAATCGATGTTCGTACAAATCATCTACTGTCTCAGACAGATACTTTACCTTTGATTGTGGAATAGTAAATGTTAGTCATTACATTACTCGTGTTAAGCCATTTCACATGTTAGTATAGAAGACTTTACATAAATGTTAGAATTCATCTTCCAGAACTTCGTTTGTGAATTGATAGATGGCGTTTATTCCCAGAGATGCAGTGTTTTCTTTTATGCTTAGCTCACGAATATGATGACTATGTATGCAGAACTTTTTGAAGATAATTTTGTATATAGTGTACAAAAAACAAACGGAAATTGTGTAAATTACTCGTAATTTATTAGGCTAATGCTAGATTGTACATAGGACGATTTCATTTTCTATATTTCTCTAAGTACTTTGTAATATCTGTTATTCTAGTAATAAAGATATAGATCAtaacaaatgtttatatttttcactttattttgCAGTTTGAACCTCTGAAGCTCATGAAGGAAACATGGGTTACTTGAATGTAGCTatgtttttggtaaaaaaaaaaataaggtagacGATTGACTGATTTTTAAATAATGACATCACAACATAAGAGGCCATTAAGGCATATACAATTACTATCCATCGTAAAAAGAGGACGGTGCCTAAAATAATATTCAGCTAACATTATGCAATTGAGAGGTGATaagccctgactggtacagctttactgattatggcaatgcacagtttttttttttttcaccacgttaagctatatccacatatcagtatatataaagctatgaatggaaaagtaaaaaaaaaaaactgttttgagtTACCTTAAGACTCCTAATGAAGATAACACAGATACACTGCATTTCTACAGGAGATTGTATCCCTATAAGGTCACTTTTAATGATCCCTGGTAAGTTTGGATTAAGAAAAGAGGATATAGTAAAGACCACTTCAAAACAGTTCATGAATTAAATAAAGGTTTCGACTTTTGGTACAGGAAATTAacaagtttttcatttattttgcccAGTTAAAGCCAGATATAGACGGCTGGGAAACTGTTTTTGTACACTTTTGATAATGTCGTTTTATGTTGTTTCAATCTTAtagatatgatattatatgtttcaatttacaataatatttaaagaaaacattttttGAAAGGGAGATGAAATCTAAGCATCCTTCACTAAATAAAAAACAATGCATGTTATTCAGttattatattttccaaaattagacGTTATGAAAcgctttcttgattttttttatataattttgtaaaagaaataatTAAGATAACAAAGATTAGTGGCTATTTACCAAAGTCTGGTAATTTTATCTAATCTATTCTCAGTGcccttagagaaaaaaaaatttatgaatactataaatatttttagaatGGCCTGTATATTATCGTTTTGAATTTACGGTTTCGAACTCTGTCCCTAGAATCCGCTGGCTGAGAGCTGAACCACATAAtattcaatatattaaaaataggCTACAGTTTTTTCTTAAACAGAATCTCTCaggaatatgtactgtatacataatttAACCCTATGGATGTTTTTTGCAAATTCACAATATCGGccaatttttttagttttcttcacTCTGAAATGTCTTGAATTCTAAACTTATTTCCTTTACTGATTTATTTTGAATTCTACCTAGATACTAGAATGTGaggaatttcttttttaatttccataTGCATGGTGATAGTTTCAGGTGATTTAAAATTTGGAAATTAGATagcctgaaattacctataaaatccggctatatatcagtttagtgggatcggtgttactgaCTTGAGTcgcggtatgaaaatgaaacaatatccaacatattttgtagatttatgaacaaagccctcagatgaatattgggagttaaatggtaggacacgattagaaatggaactataagagagattactcaggtaccatatgtggatgagattatggtaaggggtagatggagtggtgtgggtatgctctttgcactcccctaaagagattagttcaccaaacgtttatctagggtccacaaggcactaaaaaagttgaaagtcccaggcctacatggctgaggactatgaagcgcgaagtaggagatgatgaatgagaagaatggaattaaaagctcatgaaatctaaccgatgccctttgcgtcaatgggggaggaggagatgataatggaaatatatatatatatatatatatatatatatactgtatatatatatatatatatatatatatatatatatatatatatatatactgtatatatatatatatatatatatatatatatatatatatatatatatatatatatatatgtgtgtgtgtgtgtgtgtgtaagtgtgtgtgtgtgtgtgtttgtgtgtgcgtatgtgtgtgtgtgcgcgcgcgcgtgcgtgtgtgtgttttctgcCAATATAGTTAAGATTCCACCTTTTGAAATTTCGTTATg encodes the following:
- the LOC137647698 gene encoding facilitated trehalose transporter Tret1-like isoform X1, encoding MASSTLSLIYSNRPQQLTQVVATMIVALGPLATGLGKGYSSPALASMQVTPTVNSTLNFSITTEQGSWIASLSLLGAFFGGIPGGLAMRFGRKSILAIVALPFALSWFLTVFATSVYMVYASSFMCGICSAIVSLVTPVYISEIAHPEIRGCLCSVAKLTANIGMLLSFLLGVYLDWRQLAMVASIAPALLFLALMLIPETPSYLLYQGRDDDAATSLSWLRGGLDVSQELDTMRANIDAMREEDEVTCYREWRRDLIKPVLITCGLMIFQKFSGANAFNFYAVPILKEAFVGINPYSAAVVVILLQILAGMVSSVLIDTVGRLPLLIVSNILMSTALAGFGTFLYVTGDEGMNGAGLDWIPLTCALIFQVAFALGISPIAWIYIGELFPLKHRGLGAIANSVSYACSFASVKTFVDFQILLGLHGAFWLYAGISVIGLIFTVALVPETKGRGLQEMQEKYPAPEKYTPIYDDLRRQNKLIP
- the LOC137647698 gene encoding facilitated trehalose transporter Tret1-like isoform X2, which codes for MRTPNSELVVATMIVALGPLATGLGKGYSSPALASMQVTPTVNSTLNFSITTEQGSWIASLSLLGAFFGGIPGGLAMRFGRKSILAIVALPFALSWFLTVFATSVYMVYASSFMCGICSAIVSLVTPVYISEIAHPEIRGCLCSVAKLTANIGMLLSFLLGVYLDWRQLAMVASIAPALLFLALMLIPETPSYLLYQGRDDDAATSLSWLRGGLDVSQELDTMRANIDAMREEDEVTCYREWRRDLIKPVLITCGLMIFQKFSGANAFNFYAVPILKEAFVGINPYSAAVVVILLQILAGMVSSVLIDTVGRLPLLIVSNILMSTALAGFGTFLYVTGDEGMNGAGLDWIPLTCALIFQVAFALGISPIAWIYIGELFPLKHRGLGAIANSVSYACSFASVKTFVDFQILLGLHGAFWLYAGISVIGLIFTVALVPETKGRGLQEMQEKYPAPEKYTPIYDDLRRQNKLIP